Proteins encoded within one genomic window of Neodiprion fabricii isolate iyNeoFabr1 chromosome 6, iyNeoFabr1.1, whole genome shotgun sequence:
- the LOC124184690 gene encoding thioredoxin-like protein 4A isoform X2, which yields MSYMLGHLHNGWQVDQAILSEEDRVVVIRFGHDWDPMCMKMDEVLYNIAEKVKNFAVIYLVDITEVPDFNKMYELYDPCTVMFFFRNKHIMIDLGTGNNNKINWTLEDKQEMIDIIETVYRGARKGRGLVVSPKDYSTKYRY from the exons ATGTCGTATATGCTGGGTCACCTTCACAATGGGTGGCAAGTGGATCAGGCAATTTTATCAGAAGAGGACCGAGTGGTC GTGATCAGATTTGGCCATGATTGGGATCCAATGTGTATGAAAATGGATGAAGTCCTCTACAATATTgcagaaaaagtaaaaaacttCGCAGTCATTTATCTAGTCGATATAACAGAGGTTCCAGACTTTAATAAAAT GTATGAGTTGTACGATCCATGCACGGTCATGTTCTTCTTCAGAAACAAGCATATAATGATTGATTTAGGCACtggaaacaataataaaatcaattggACTTTAGAAGACAAACAGGAAATGATTGATATCATTGAAACGGTTTATCGGGGCGCTAGAAAAGGCAGAGGTTTGGTTGTTTCGCCAAAAGATTATTCAACAAAGTATCGTTATTAA
- the LOC124184690 gene encoding thioredoxin-like protein 4A isoform X1: MSYMLGHLHNGWQVDQAILSEEDRVVVSSRHHNLKIQSYKIVIRFGHDWDPMCMKMDEVLYNIAEKVKNFAVIYLVDITEVPDFNKMYELYDPCTVMFFFRNKHIMIDLGTGNNNKINWTLEDKQEMIDIIETVYRGARKGRGLVVSPKDYSTKYRY; this comes from the exons ATGTCGTATATGCTGGGTCACCTTCACAATGGGTGGCAAGTGGATCAGGCAATTTTATCAGAAGAGGACCGAGTGGTCGTAAGTTCACGTCATCATAACCTAAAAATTCAGTCGTACAAAATC GTGATCAGATTTGGCCATGATTGGGATCCAATGTGTATGAAAATGGATGAAGTCCTCTACAATATTgcagaaaaagtaaaaaacttCGCAGTCATTTATCTAGTCGATATAACAGAGGTTCCAGACTTTAATAAAAT GTATGAGTTGTACGATCCATGCACGGTCATGTTCTTCTTCAGAAACAAGCATATAATGATTGATTTAGGCACtggaaacaataataaaatcaattggACTTTAGAAGACAAACAGGAAATGATTGATATCATTGAAACGGTTTATCGGGGCGCTAGAAAAGGCAGAGGTTTGGTTGTTTCGCCAAAAGATTATTCAACAAAGTATCGTTATTAA